The following coding sequences lie in one Mycobacterium sp. Z3061 genomic window:
- the ddaH gene encoding dimethylargininase, whose translation MTDNYVEARLVPGLRHATRAERTPTARHYVMTPPAFFAVEYAINPWMDPTAAVDLGRANAQWERLRQTYIRLGHRVDVVEPVTGLPDMVYAANGGFIAQDIAVVARFRFAERAEESRAYASWMSSVGYRPVSTRHVNEGQGDLLLIGDMVLAGYGFRTDQRAHAEIAAALRMPVVSLELVDPRFYHLDTALAVLDERTIAYYPPAFSESAQTQLRALFADAIVVGTADAYLFGLNAVSDGRHVVLPAAATGFAHQLRTADFEPIGVDLSELLKGGGSVKCCTLEVHS comes from the coding sequence ATGACGGACAACTATGTTGAGGCTCGGCTTGTGCCTGGGTTGCGGCACGCCACGCGGGCCGAACGGACACCGACCGCCCGCCACTACGTGATGACACCGCCGGCCTTCTTCGCCGTCGAGTACGCCATCAATCCGTGGATGGACCCCACGGCGGCGGTCGACCTCGGCCGCGCGAACGCGCAGTGGGAGCGGCTGCGCCAGACCTACATCCGGCTCGGCCACCGGGTGGACGTGGTCGAGCCGGTGACGGGCCTGCCGGACATGGTGTACGCGGCCAACGGCGGCTTCATCGCTCAGGACATCGCCGTCGTCGCCAGGTTCCGGTTCGCCGAGCGCGCCGAGGAATCCCGTGCGTACGCGAGTTGGATGTCCTCGGTCGGATACCGGCCGGTATCCACTCGCCACGTCAACGAGGGGCAGGGCGATCTGCTGCTCATCGGCGATATGGTGTTGGCGGGCTACGGGTTTCGCACCGACCAGCGGGCGCACGCCGAGATCGCGGCGGCGCTGCGGATGCCGGTTGTGTCGCTCGAACTGGTCGATCCTCGTTTCTACCACCTGGATACCGCGCTGGCCGTCCTGGACGAGCGCACGATCGCGTACTACCCGCCGGCGTTCAGTGAATCGGCCCAGACCCAGTTGCGGGCGTTGTTCGCCGACGCGATCGTCGTCGGCACCGCCGATGCCTACCTGTTCGGGCTCAACGCCGTCTCCGACGGCCGCCATGTGGTACTGCCCGCTGCGGCAACTGGTTTCGCGCACCAGCTGCGTACCGCCGACTTCGAGCCGATCGGGGTCGACCTGTCCGAACTGCTCAAAGGTGGCGGTTCGGTGAAGTGCTGCACATTGGAGGTGCACTCATGA
- a CDS encoding Lrp/AsnC family transcriptional regulator, producing MDRLDEMDERILVELAEHARATFAEIGQKVNLSAPAVKRRVDRMLDSGVIRGFTAVVDHNALGWNTEAYVQVFCHGRIAPEKLREAWVDIPEVVSAATVTGTSDAILHVLARDMRHLEAALERIRSSADIERSESIVVLSNLIDRMRP from the coding sequence TTGGACCGCCTGGACGAGATGGACGAGCGCATCCTGGTCGAACTCGCCGAGCATGCCCGGGCCACGTTCGCGGAGATCGGTCAGAAGGTGAATCTGTCCGCGCCGGCGGTGAAGCGCCGGGTGGACCGGATGCTCGACAGCGGGGTGATCCGGGGCTTCACCGCCGTCGTCGACCACAATGCGCTCGGCTGGAATACCGAGGCGTACGTGCAGGTGTTCTGCCACGGCCGGATTGCGCCAGAGAAGCTGCGCGAAGCGTGGGTGGACATTCCCGAGGTGGTCAGCGCGGCCACCGTGACCGGCACCTCGGACGCGATCCTGCACGTGCTTGCGCGTGACATGCGGCATCTGGAGGCCGCGCTGGAACGCATCCGCTCCAGCGCCGACATCGAGCGCAGCGAGAGCATCGTGGTCCTGTCCAACCTGATCGACCGGATGCGGCCGTAA
- a CDS encoding energy-coupling factor transporter transmembrane protein EcfT gives MTTTSHPRQRENRKPGRPVVLLVPIPGSSPIHDLWAGTKLLVVFGISVLLAFYPGWVTIGCAAALVLAAIWTAHIPRGALPSIPRWLWIVIGIGGFTAALAGGDPLVSVAGLEVGLGGLLNFLRITALTLVLLALGGLVSYTTNVAEIGPAVATLGRPLRLLRLPIDEWAVALALALRAFPMLIDEFQVLYAARRLRPKPAPRNRKERRQQRRLEVIDLLAATITVTLRRADEMGDAITARGGTGQLSAHPRRPKLSDWVALTIAVLVCGAGVAIQTILTAR, from the coding sequence GTGACGACGACATCGCACCCGAGGCAGCGCGAGAACCGTAAGCCCGGTCGCCCGGTGGTGTTGCTGGTTCCGATACCCGGCAGCTCGCCCATCCACGACCTGTGGGCCGGGACGAAATTGCTGGTGGTATTCGGCATCTCGGTGCTGCTGGCGTTCTACCCGGGCTGGGTGACGATCGGGTGTGCCGCGGCCTTGGTGCTGGCGGCGATCTGGACCGCGCACATCCCGCGTGGCGCTCTGCCGTCGATACCGCGCTGGTTGTGGATCGTCATCGGTATCGGTGGTTTCACCGCGGCGCTGGCCGGTGGTGATCCGCTGGTCTCGGTGGCGGGTCTCGAGGTTGGGCTCGGCGGTCTCTTGAACTTTCTGCGGATCACCGCGCTCACACTGGTGCTACTGGCATTGGGCGGTCTGGTGTCCTACACCACCAACGTCGCCGAAATCGGGCCTGCGGTGGCCACTTTGGGCCGGCCGCTGCGCTTGTTGCGGCTGCCGATCGACGAATGGGCGGTGGCATTGGCGTTGGCGCTGCGCGCCTTCCCGATGCTGATCGACGAGTTCCAGGTGCTGTACGCGGCGCGCCGGCTCCGGCCGAAACCGGCGCCGCGCAACCGTAAAGAGAGGCGCCAGCAACGCAGGCTGGAGGTCATCGACCTGCTCGCGGCCACCATCACGGTGACCCTGCGCCGCGCCGACGAGATGGGCGATGCGATCACCGCCCGCGGCGGCACCGGCCAGCTGTCGGCCCACCCGCGGCGGCCCAAGCTGTCGGACTGGGTGGCGCTGACCATCGCCGTCCTGGTCTGCGGCGCGGGCGTGGCGATTCAGACGATCCTCACGGCGCGCTGA
- a CDS encoding ATP-binding cassette domain-containing protein, which translates to MAALCAVTAIISVVVPFAAGLALLGTVPTGLLAYRYRLRVLITATIAAGVIAFLIAGGGGLMGVIQSAYIGGLTGIIKRRGRGTPTVVVSSVIAGLVFGAGNVGILMVLTRLRHLMRDAISANVNGLASFFGRVGLQDAGFWLKKVYAGALHYWQLVLLGSVAVGVVFISLIGWWALSRLLERMRGIPDVHKLDAPIGDVADATVGPVPVRLDHVRFRYPGAGQDALREISLDIGAAEHVAITGANGSGKTTLMLILAGREPTSGTVQRPGAVGLGKLGGTAVVLQHPESQVLGTRVADDVVWGLPPGTKTDVDTLLREVGLEDLAERDTGSLSGGELQRLALAAALAREPAMLIADEVTTMVDQQGREGLLNVLSGLTKRHRTALVHITHYNNEAQSADRTIKLSDSPDNSGMVQPAGDAQMPTVGVGGTRSGSTLELVGVGHEYGVGTPWAKTALRDINFQVEQGDGVLIHGGNGSGKSTLAWIMAGLTTPTSGVCLLDGRPTDEQVGAVALSFQAARLQLMRSRVDLEVASAAGFSHRDHERVIAALGVVGLDPALAGRSIDKLSGGQMRRVVLAGLLACQPKALILDEPLAGLDAESQSGLLRLLEDLRRERGLTVVVISHDLVGMESLCPRTLHLRDGVLETASTSGMRPGGVS; encoded by the coding sequence ATGGCCGCGCTGTGCGCGGTGACCGCCATCATCTCCGTCGTGGTGCCGTTTGCCGCGGGACTGGCGCTGCTGGGCACCGTCCCGACCGGGTTACTCGCGTACCGCTACCGCCTGCGGGTGCTGATCACGGCGACGATCGCAGCCGGCGTCATCGCCTTCCTGATCGCCGGCGGTGGCGGGTTGATGGGCGTCATCCAGAGCGCCTACATCGGCGGGCTGACCGGAATCATCAAGCGGCGGGGCCGCGGCACGCCCACGGTGGTCGTCTCGTCGGTGATCGCCGGACTGGTGTTCGGGGCCGGCAACGTCGGAATTCTGATGGTTCTGACGCGCCTGCGTCACCTGATGCGCGACGCGATCAGCGCGAACGTGAACGGACTGGCCTCCTTCTTCGGGCGGGTGGGTCTGCAGGATGCCGGGTTCTGGCTGAAGAAGGTGTACGCCGGGGCGCTGCACTACTGGCAGCTGGTGCTGCTCGGCAGCGTCGCCGTTGGGGTTGTCTTCATCTCGCTGATCGGGTGGTGGGCACTGTCTCGACTGCTGGAGCGGATGCGGGGCATCCCGGACGTGCACAAGCTGGACGCCCCCATCGGCGACGTCGCCGATGCCACCGTCGGCCCCGTTCCGGTGCGCCTGGACCACGTGCGTTTCCGCTACCCGGGCGCCGGCCAGGACGCGTTGCGCGAGATCAGCCTGGACATCGGTGCGGCCGAACACGTCGCGATCACCGGCGCCAACGGCTCCGGCAAGACCACGCTGATGTTGATCCTGGCCGGACGGGAGCCGACTTCGGGCACCGTGCAGCGCCCGGGTGCGGTGGGTCTGGGCAAGCTCGGCGGCACGGCGGTCGTCCTGCAACATCCCGAAAGCCAGGTGCTCGGCACCCGGGTCGCCGACGACGTGGTGTGGGGGCTGCCGCCGGGCACCAAGACCGACGTCGACACACTGCTGCGCGAGGTGGGGCTGGAAGACCTAGCCGAACGCGACACCGGCAGCCTGTCCGGCGGTGAACTACAGCGGCTGGCGCTCGCAGCGGCGTTGGCGCGTGAGCCCGCCATGCTGATCGCCGACGAGGTCACCACGATGGTCGACCAGCAGGGCCGCGAGGGCTTGCTGAACGTGCTGTCCGGTCTCACGAAACGGCACCGGACGGCACTGGTGCACATCACGCATTACAACAACGAGGCCCAATCCGCGGACCGCACAATCAAACTCAGCGATTCCCCGGACAACTCCGGAATGGTCCAGCCCGCCGGGGACGCACAGATGCCGACCGTGGGAGTGGGCGGAACGCGTAGCGGGTCGACGCTCGAACTCGTCGGCGTCGGCCATGAATACGGCGTCGGGACCCCGTGGGCCAAGACAGCGTTGCGCGACATCAATTTCCAGGTGGAGCAAGGCGACGGCGTGCTGATCCACGGCGGAAACGGTTCGGGCAAGTCGACATTGGCGTGGATCATGGCCGGTTTGACGACACCGACGAGTGGTGTGTGCCTGCTCGACGGGCGTCCCACCGATGAGCAGGTGGGCGCGGTGGCTCTGTCGTTCCAGGCGGCCCGGCTGCAGCTGATGCGCAGCCGCGTCGACTTGGAAGTGGCCTCAGCGGCCGGTTTTTCGCACCGGGACCACGAACGGGTCATCGCGGCGCTGGGCGTCGTCGGACTCGACCCTGCGCTGGCCGGCCGTAGCATCGACAAACTCAGTGGTGGTCAGATGCGTCGGGTGGTCCTGGCGGGGCTGCTTGCCTGCCAGCCCAAAGCCTTGATCCTCGACGAGCCGCTGGCCGGACTGGACGCCGAAAGCCAGAGCGGGCTGCTGCGCCTGCTGGAGGATCTGCGCCGCGAGCGGGGTCTGACCGTGGTGGTCATCTCGCACGATCTCGTCGGGATGGAAAGCCTCTGCCCGCGCACCCTGCACCTGCGTGACGGCGTGCTGGAGACGGCCTCGACGTCCGGCATGCGCCCAGGGGGTGTGTCGTGA
- a CDS encoding MarR family winged helix-turn-helix transcriptional regulator, translated as MTSSAAAKDAGVAHGLGADLLAVVARLNRLATQRIQMPLPSAQARLLATIEAQGEARIGDLAAVDHCSQPTMTTQVRRLEDAGLVSRTIDPGDARAVRIKITPKGVHTLNAVRRDRAAAIEPQLARLDAADRQVLTDAVEVLRRLLENAANAPGRHTL; from the coding sequence ATGACTTCGTCCGCCGCGGCTAAAGACGCCGGCGTCGCGCACGGTCTGGGAGCCGACCTGCTGGCAGTGGTCGCGCGGTTGAACCGGCTGGCCACCCAGCGCATCCAGATGCCGTTGCCGTCGGCGCAGGCCAGGTTGCTGGCAACCATCGAAGCTCAGGGGGAAGCCCGCATCGGCGACCTGGCCGCCGTCGACCACTGTTCCCAGCCGACGATGACAACCCAGGTGCGCCGACTCGAGGACGCCGGACTCGTGTCGCGCACCATCGACCCGGGTGACGCCCGCGCCGTCCGCATCAAAATCACGCCGAAGGGTGTGCACACGCTCAACGCGGTGCGCCGGGACCGGGCCGCCGCCATCGAACCGCAACTCGCGCGCCTCGATGCCGCCGACCGTCAGGTGCTGACCGATGCCGTCGAGGTATTGCGGCGTCTGCTCGAGAACGCCGCCAACGCGCCGGGCCGCCACACACTCTGA
- a CDS encoding ABC transporter permease has product MTAIPDVSPLTVWVGSVRYVFAPGRDVIVGHGGHCDVRLDPDGPGLDGEPVPDVVLRFAGTHWLAVDQSHRGLFLDGMRMSTIDIRDGQTIAIGDPQRGPRLSFQVTAPDDAPPPTTDPMGVRTPVPPPVPAPPDIPDEPATTSIPAQPAELPAEPATTSIPAQPAEFPAEPATTGIPAEPADEPATTSIPAPPTEFPAEPATTGIPAQPADEPATTSIPAQPAAGYGPVEPSPLERPTRPFRYVPADAPPVLPPPHDAPAKLPGLVERMTEAGRRMLPGGDDNPLDELPPQTSRLPLLPGARTIGVAGHQLGLTVDGHELLSNVTFTAPPGSLIAVVGPTAARNFALTGLLAGTRRLTSGLLTVDGHDVHAEPDVQRLRIGAVARDNRVHPRLTVERALEYAAALRLPPDASPENRDRVVHQVLDELELTPHRTTRVAKLPPEARRCVSLAVELVTRPSLLVVEGPGAGLDPVQEKHVMALLRRQADLGCVVVVAGTSPVYLNMCDQVLLLTPAGQLAFAGPPSHIDSALGTTDWFEIFGRISADPHGAHHAFLMRQQSSVSPTPPSVARPQRLAPVPGFGQQFRLLVRRQLRLLSSSPVYSLFLLALPFVLGALTLLIPGNSGLTRPGPSSANAHEAIEILAALNFAAVLMGTTVTIGSLVSERRIFRREQRIGLSASPYLLAKLAVFGVVAAAQAAVLTAIVIVGKGGPKHGAALLGTSPLAAGIELYVSVAATAIVSAIVGLALSSLGKSIAEVVPLLIPALLASLLFAGGLASLGGTWGYDQVSWFIPAQWGFAAAAATVDLRRIDKLADHNAMWSHYSGWWVFDMLMLGVLGAVWLGIVRYRLRPPTAAPLPREKQEIARP; this is encoded by the coding sequence GTGACGGCCATCCCTGACGTCTCCCCGTTGACCGTATGGGTCGGATCGGTGCGGTACGTCTTCGCGCCGGGCCGCGATGTGATCGTGGGACACGGCGGACACTGTGACGTCCGACTGGACCCCGATGGCCCCGGACTTGACGGTGAACCCGTCCCCGACGTGGTGCTGCGCTTCGCCGGCACCCACTGGCTGGCCGTCGATCAGAGCCACCGAGGCCTGTTCCTCGATGGGATGCGGATGTCGACGATCGACATCCGCGACGGTCAGACGATCGCGATCGGCGACCCGCAGCGCGGACCGCGGCTGAGTTTCCAGGTCACCGCTCCTGACGACGCGCCACCGCCCACCACCGATCCGATGGGGGTGAGGACGCCGGTGCCTCCACCCGTCCCGGCGCCGCCCGATATCCCCGACGAACCCGCCACCACCAGCATCCCCGCCCAACCCGCGGAATTGCCGGCCGAACCCGCCACCACCAGCATCCCCGCCCAACCCGCCGAATTCCCGGCCGAACCCGCCACCACCGGCATTCCGGCCGAACCCGCCGACGAACCCGCCACCACCAGCATCCCCGCCCCACCCACCGAATTCCCGGCCGAACCCGCCACCACCGGCATCCCGGCCCAACCCGCCGACGAACCCGCCACCACCAGCATCCCGGCCCAACCCGCGGCGGGGTACGGCCCGGTCGAACCTTCCCCGCTGGAAAGACCCACCAGGCCGTTCCGGTACGTCCCGGCGGACGCACCTCCCGTCCTGCCGCCTCCGCACGACGCCCCGGCCAAGCTGCCTGGGCTGGTCGAGCGGATGACCGAGGCGGGCCGCAGGATGCTCCCCGGCGGCGACGACAACCCACTCGACGAGCTCCCGCCCCAGACCAGCCGGTTGCCGCTGCTGCCGGGCGCGCGGACGATCGGCGTGGCCGGTCACCAGCTCGGTCTCACCGTCGATGGCCACGAACTGCTGTCGAACGTCACGTTCACGGCACCCCCGGGATCACTGATCGCGGTCGTCGGGCCGACGGCAGCGCGCAATTTCGCACTGACCGGCCTGCTCGCCGGAACCCGCCGGCTGACCTCAGGTCTACTGACAGTGGACGGCCACGACGTGCACGCCGAGCCCGATGTGCAGCGACTGCGAATCGGTGCGGTGGCGCGCGACAACCGGGTGCATCCCCGGCTCACCGTGGAGCGAGCCCTGGAATACGCGGCCGCGCTGCGGTTGCCGCCGGACGCCTCGCCGGAGAACCGGGACCGGGTCGTCCATCAGGTTCTCGACGAGCTCGAGCTGACCCCGCACCGCACGACCCGGGTCGCCAAGTTGCCCCCCGAAGCGCGCCGGTGCGTGTCGCTGGCGGTCGAGTTGGTCACCAGGCCGTCGCTGCTGGTGGTCGAGGGGCCGGGAGCCGGGCTGGATCCGGTGCAGGAGAAGCACGTCATGGCGCTGCTGCGCCGGCAGGCCGACCTCGGCTGCGTGGTGGTGGTGGCCGGCACTTCGCCGGTCTACCTCAACATGTGCGACCAGGTGTTACTGCTCACCCCCGCAGGCCAGTTGGCGTTCGCCGGGCCGCCCTCGCATATCGACTCGGCGCTGGGCACCACCGACTGGTTCGAAATCTTCGGGCGAATCAGCGCGGACCCGCACGGCGCCCACCACGCCTTCCTGATGCGACAGCAGTCTTCGGTCTCGCCGACGCCGCCGTCGGTAGCCAGGCCGCAGCGGCTCGCGCCCGTCCCCGGCTTCGGGCAGCAGTTCCGGCTGCTGGTCCGTCGTCAGCTGCGACTGCTGTCGTCGAGCCCGGTGTATTCGCTCTTCCTGCTGGCGCTCCCCTTCGTGTTGGGAGCGTTGACATTGTTGATCCCCGGCAATTCCGGGTTGACCCGGCCCGGCCCGTCGTCTGCCAACGCGCACGAAGCGATCGAGATCCTGGCCGCGCTCAACTTCGCCGCGGTGCTCATGGGCACCACCGTCACCATTGGCAGCCTCGTCTCCGAACGCCGGATCTTCCGGCGGGAACAGAGAATCGGATTGTCGGCATCGCCCTACCTACTCGCCAAACTCGCCGTATTCGGTGTGGTCGCCGCCGCGCAAGCCGCCGTTCTGACCGCCATCGTCATCGTCGGCAAAGGCGGGCCGAAACACGGCGCGGCGCTGCTCGGCACGTCCCCACTGGCGGCGGGCATCGAGCTTTACGTCAGCGTGGCGGCGACGGCCATTGTCTCGGCGATCGTGGGCCTGGCGCTGTCGTCGCTGGGCAAGTCGATAGCCGAGGTGGTGCCGCTGTTGATCCCGGCGCTGCTGGCCTCGCTGTTGTTCGCGGGTGGGTTGGCCTCGCTGGGGGGGACCTGGGGCTACGACCAGGTCTCGTGGTTCATTCCGGCCCAGTGGGGTTTTGCGGCCGCGGCCGCCACGGTGGATTTGCGCCGGATTGACAAGCTGGCGGACCACAACGCGATGTGGAGCCACTACTCGGGTTGGTGGGTATTCGACATGCTCATGCTCGGGGTCCTCGGCGCGGTGTGGCTCGGGATTGTCCGCTACCGATTGCGTCCGCCGACGGCAGCGCCGCTGCCTCGCGAGAAGCAGGAAATTGCGCGACCTTGA
- a CDS encoding acyl-CoA dehydrogenase, with the protein MASDNKSTADYIRDALDGRWRDVKNETRAKLSHEAFRPHHTPNTVIARAKVAEQMQMMAAAGVSDEGFRKEHGGTGDVGAAVTMIEMLAMSDLSLMVKAGVQWGLFGGAVENLGTERHASYVRDIITLDLLGCFAMTETGHGSDVQSLETTATYDVETEEFVVNSPTPTSRKDYIGGAAETATIAAVFAQLITHQDGKPVNHGVHCVLVPIRDADGNDLPGVTTSDCHYKGGLPGVDNGRIMFDNVRVPRVNLLNKYGEVEPDGTYTSPIDNANRRFFTMIGTLIRGRVTVGGSAGNAAHVALDIATRYALQRRQFSAPGDDDHEVLIMDYLVHQRRLFPLIAKSYALQFAQNELVSKCHDLQTSDVVDAEEQRELEARAAGLKAANTWHASQAIQEAREACGGAGYMAENRLIALRADTDVFTTFEGDNHVLTQLVAKELLTAYADDIKSMSPVEWVRFAANTVGDRVKKRTAAEAIMQRIVDSRQDNEEEGSLFNRGTQVQMFEDREEYLLSSVARRLQGKSKEMSAFDAFNAVQDHVLHAAKAHIDTVVLEAFVAGIESCRDREARELLGVVCDLYALTVIEEDKAWFIEHRYLSTERAKAVTRGINDRCRVLRPHARTLVDGFGIPAPLRYAEMLHPENLPD; encoded by the coding sequence ATGGCGTCAGACAACAAAAGCACTGCCGACTACATCCGCGACGCGCTTGACGGGCGTTGGCGCGACGTGAAGAACGAGACGCGGGCCAAGCTCTCGCATGAGGCTTTCCGTCCGCACCACACCCCAAACACGGTCATCGCGCGCGCCAAGGTCGCCGAGCAGATGCAGATGATGGCGGCCGCCGGCGTTTCGGACGAAGGGTTCCGCAAGGAGCACGGCGGCACCGGCGACGTCGGTGCGGCGGTCACCATGATCGAGATGCTGGCGATGTCTGACCTTTCGCTGATGGTCAAGGCCGGCGTGCAGTGGGGCCTGTTCGGCGGTGCCGTCGAGAATCTGGGCACCGAGCGCCATGCCTCCTACGTCAGGGACATCATCACCCTGGATCTGCTCGGGTGTTTCGCGATGACCGAGACCGGGCACGGCAGCGACGTCCAGTCGCTGGAGACCACGGCCACCTATGACGTCGAGACCGAAGAGTTCGTCGTCAACTCCCCCACCCCGACCTCGCGCAAGGACTACATCGGCGGCGCGGCCGAAACCGCAACCATCGCAGCGGTTTTCGCCCAACTCATCACGCATCAGGACGGCAAGCCGGTCAACCACGGCGTGCACTGCGTCCTGGTCCCAATCCGCGACGCCGACGGCAACGACCTGCCCGGCGTGACCACCTCGGACTGTCACTACAAGGGCGGCCTGCCCGGTGTCGACAACGGCCGCATCATGTTCGACAACGTCCGCGTGCCGCGGGTCAACTTGCTGAACAAGTACGGCGAGGTCGAACCGGACGGCACCTACACCTCGCCGATCGACAACGCCAACCGGCGCTTCTTCACGATGATCGGCACGCTGATCCGAGGCCGGGTCACCGTCGGTGGCAGCGCCGGCAACGCGGCCCACGTCGCGCTGGACATCGCGACCCGTTATGCGTTGCAGCGCAGGCAGTTCAGCGCGCCCGGAGACGACGACCACGAAGTGCTCATCATGGACTACCTGGTGCACCAGCGGCGGCTGTTCCCGTTGATCGCCAAGTCGTACGCGCTGCAGTTCGCTCAGAACGAACTGGTGTCCAAGTGTCACGACCTGCAGACCTCCGACGTAGTGGACGCCGAGGAGCAGCGGGAGCTGGAGGCGCGTGCCGCCGGGCTGAAGGCGGCCAACACCTGGCATGCGTCCCAGGCCATCCAGGAGGCCCGCGAAGCCTGCGGCGGCGCCGGTTACATGGCCGAGAACCGGCTGATCGCGCTGCGGGCCGACACCGACGTGTTCACCACCTTCGAAGGTGACAACCACGTGCTGACCCAGCTGGTGGCCAAGGAACTGCTGACCGCCTACGCCGACGACATCAAGAGCATGAGCCCGGTCGAGTGGGTGCGTTTCGCGGCCAACACCGTGGGCGACCGGGTGAAGAAACGCACTGCGGCCGAAGCGATCATGCAGCGCATCGTCGACTCGCGGCAGGACAACGAGGAGGAAGGCAGCCTGTTCAACCGCGGCACCCAGGTGCAGATGTTCGAAGACCGCGAGGAATATCTGTTGTCCTCGGTGGCACGCCGGCTGCAGGGCAAGTCCAAGGAGATGTCGGCCTTCGACGCGTTCAACGCGGTGCAGGATCACGTGCTGCACGCGGCGAAAGCGCACATCGACACTGTGGTGCTGGAAGCCTTTGTCGCCGGGATCGAGTCATGCCGGGACCGCGAGGCACGCGAGCTGCTGGGCGTGGTGTGCGACCTGTACGCGTTGACGGTCATCGAAGAGGACAAGGCCTGGTTCATCGAGCACCGGTACCTGTCGACCGAGCGCGCCAAAGCCGTCACCCGGGGCATCAACGACCGGTGCCGGGTGCTGCGCCCGCACGCCAGGACGCTGGTCGACGGGTTCGGCATTCCGGCGCCGCTGCGCTACGCCGAGATGCTGCACCCGGAGAATCTGCCCGACTAA